A window of the Synechococcus sp. JA-3-3Ab genome harbors these coding sequences:
- the lysA gene encoding diaminopimelate decarboxylase encodes MVSTLGTSTSVEQVSPNQSLLPLTSRTNSQGHLEIGGCDVVELVRQFGSPLYILDEWTLRHACRLYRDTWARCYPGGSQVLYATKAWNCLAICALALQEGLGLDVASGGELYTAIQAGARGEELYLHGNAKSAEELAMALEVGCTLVADSLYELQQLAALATPARPARLLVRVNPGIDVHTHEYIRTGQTDSKFGIGQWQLPEVFDFLAAHPQLQCVGLHAHIGSQIFDLQGHRDLAGVLAQVWRQGLEKGLPLQELNVGGGLGIRYVESDDPPSIPEWVEAVATAVQQSFTAAGIPLPKVLCEPGRSVVGPAAVTAYTLGGKKWIPPSEDLPEGRLYVTIDGGMSDNPRPITYGARYTALLANRPEAEATQRVTVAGKHCESGDVLLKDVLLPNPAPGEVLVVLTSGAYNYSMASNYNRFPRPAAVLVNQGKAQLILRRETYADLIRQDILPERLQR; translated from the coding sequence ATGGTTTCAACCCTCGGCACTTCCACCTCCGTCGAACAAGTTTCTCCCAACCAGTCGCTATTGCCCCTGACCAGCCGCACCAACAGCCAGGGCCACCTGGAAATCGGCGGCTGCGACGTGGTAGAGCTGGTGCGCCAGTTTGGCTCTCCCCTCTACATCCTGGACGAGTGGACGTTGCGACACGCCTGCCGGCTCTACCGCGACACCTGGGCCCGCTGCTACCCTGGGGGATCCCAGGTCTTGTATGCTACGAAAGCCTGGAACTGCTTGGCCATCTGCGCTTTGGCCTTACAAGAAGGGCTGGGGCTGGACGTGGCCTCCGGCGGGGAGCTCTATACCGCTATTCAAGCAGGAGCCAGGGGTGAGGAGCTCTACCTGCACGGCAACGCCAAGTCGGCGGAGGAGCTGGCCATGGCCCTGGAGGTGGGCTGCACCCTGGTGGCCGATAGCCTCTACGAGCTACAGCAACTGGCCGCTCTGGCTACCCCTGCACGACCGGCCCGCTTGTTGGTGCGGGTCAACCCCGGCATTGACGTCCACACCCACGAGTACATCCGCACTGGCCAAACCGACAGCAAATTTGGCATCGGCCAGTGGCAACTGCCGGAGGTATTTGATTTTTTGGCAGCCCATCCCCAATTGCAATGCGTCGGGCTCCACGCCCACATCGGATCCCAGATCTTCGACCTACAAGGCCACCGGGATCTGGCAGGGGTACTGGCCCAGGTCTGGCGCCAAGGGCTGGAGAAGGGGCTGCCCTTGCAGGAGCTGAATGTGGGCGGCGGACTAGGGATCCGCTATGTCGAATCCGACGATCCCCCCTCCATTCCGGAGTGGGTGGAAGCCGTGGCCACTGCAGTGCAGCAGAGCTTCACCGCCGCCGGGATCCCGCTGCCCAAGGTGCTCTGCGAGCCTGGACGGTCTGTGGTTGGGCCAGCGGCTGTAACCGCCTACACTTTGGGGGGCAAGAAGTGGATCCCGCCCAGCGAAGACCTTCCCGAAGGGCGTCTCTACGTCACCATTGACGGCGGCATGTCCGATAACCCCCGCCCTATCACCTACGGAGCCCGCTACACCGCCCTTCTGGCCAACCGCCCTGAGGCCGAGGCCACCCAGCGGGTGACAGTGGCCGGCAAACACTGCGAGTCGGGGGATGTGCTCTTGAAAGATGTGCTTTTGCCCAACCCAGCGCCCGGCGAAGTCCTAGTTGTGTTGACCAGCGGGGCCTACAACTACAGCATGGCCTCCAATTACAACCGCTTCCCTCGGCCCGCGGCAGTGCTGGTCAACCAAGGGAAGGCCCAGTTGATCCTGCGGCGGGAAACTTATGCAGATCTGATCCGTCAGGACATCTTACCGGAGCGGTTGCAGCGGTGA
- the cdaA gene encoding diadenylate cyclase CdaA, giving the protein MLAALWAWLQQFNVLSLLDWALAVLLLALALYYTRESRAGVLVRGFMVLLVLYLATASLPLVHLILDRLLLAAAVAMGVLFQPEFRRLLEQLARAICVEWPNSTDDDEDDPKEDLVEEVVQAVRELSQNRTGALIVIEPDQPIDSRVFTDKGVPLQARVSRELLQTIFQTSTLLHDGAVIIHRDRIRAAGVILPVSERTASRQLGTRHRAAMGITEQANCLCIVVSEETGSISLAEGGRLERPLTSAKLHELLVQRLRHPREAKKRDAPLQGLWAHPWIHNGLLRWWGSLPDLAKLLRKPEKTLPKD; this is encoded by the coding sequence ATGCTGGCGGCCTTATGGGCTTGGCTACAGCAATTTAATGTTCTCAGCCTGTTGGACTGGGCTCTGGCCGTCTTGCTATTGGCTTTGGCCCTCTATTACACCCGCGAGAGCCGGGCCGGGGTGCTGGTGCGGGGGTTTATGGTGCTGCTGGTCCTGTATCTGGCCACCGCCTCGCTGCCGCTGGTGCACCTGATTTTGGATCGCTTGCTCCTGGCCGCGGCTGTGGCGATGGGGGTACTCTTTCAGCCGGAGTTTCGGCGGCTCCTGGAGCAACTGGCGAGGGCCATCTGCGTTGAGTGGCCGAACAGCACAGACGATGACGAGGATGACCCTAAGGAGGATTTGGTGGAGGAGGTGGTGCAGGCGGTGCGAGAACTCTCCCAAAATCGGACAGGGGCGCTGATTGTCATCGAGCCAGATCAGCCCATTGACTCGCGGGTGTTCACCGATAAAGGGGTTCCTCTCCAGGCGCGGGTGTCCCGGGAGCTCTTACAGACGATCTTCCAGACCTCGACGCTCCTGCACGATGGGGCTGTAATTATCCATCGGGATCGGATTCGCGCGGCAGGGGTGATCCTGCCGGTTTCGGAGCGAACTGCCTCTCGCCAACTGGGCACGAGGCACCGGGCGGCGATGGGGATCACAGAACAGGCCAATTGCTTGTGTATTGTGGTCTCAGAGGAGACGGGATCCATCTCACTGGCAGAAGGCGGACGCCTCGAGCGACCTCTGACCAGTGCCAAGCTCCACGAACTGCTGGTGCAGCGGTTGCGCCATCCGCGCGAAGCCAAAAAACGGGATGCTCCTCTGCAGGGATTGTGGGCCCACCCGTGGATTCACAATGGGCTGTTGCGCTGGTGGGGATCCCTGCCAGATCTAGCCAAACTCCTTCGCAAACCTGAGAAAACCCTTCCTAAAGACTGA
- a CDS encoding isoprenyl transferase encodes MTLSPVHLLQLPADLDPQLLPRHVAVVMDGNGRWAQKRGLPRSVGHQRGVAALKELLRCCHDWGIPLLTAYAFSTENWGRAREEVDFLMTLFEQVLWQELAEMVQQGVRIQFAGQLSALPRSLQDTILHAVERTQHNEGICLTVALNYGGRQEIVQACRSIATLVQQGLLQPDQIDEALFSQFLYTTGLSDPDLLIRTSGEMRISNFLLWQMAYTEQYFTPILWPDFDRAAFHQALLSYQSRQRRFGR; translated from the coding sequence ATGACCCTTTCTCCTGTCCATCTTCTGCAGTTGCCTGCCGACCTAGATCCGCAGTTATTGCCCCGCCATGTGGCAGTGGTCATGGATGGTAACGGGCGGTGGGCGCAAAAACGAGGCTTGCCCCGCAGTGTCGGGCATCAGCGCGGGGTAGCGGCTTTGAAGGAGTTGCTCCGCTGCTGTCACGATTGGGGGATCCCCCTCCTCACCGCCTACGCCTTCTCCACGGAGAACTGGGGCCGCGCCCGCGAGGAGGTGGATTTCCTCATGACCTTGTTCGAGCAGGTGCTGTGGCAGGAACTGGCGGAAATGGTGCAGCAGGGGGTGCGCATCCAGTTTGCCGGCCAGTTGTCGGCCCTGCCCCGATCTTTGCAGGACACGATCCTGCATGCGGTGGAACGCACCCAGCACAACGAGGGCATTTGCCTGACGGTGGCCCTGAACTACGGCGGCAGACAGGAGATCGTGCAGGCTTGCCGCTCGATTGCCACCCTGGTGCAGCAGGGGCTTTTGCAACCGGATCAGATCGACGAGGCCCTCTTTTCCCAATTTCTCTACACCACTGGCTTGTCGGATCCCGACCTGTTGATCCGCACCAGCGGCGAGATGCGCATCAGCAACTTCCTGCTCTGGCAGATGGCCTACACCGAGCAGTACTTCACCCCCATCCTCTGGCCGGATTTCGACCGCGCCGCCTTTCACCAAGCCCTGCTCAGCTATCAGTCGCGGCAGCGGCGCTTCGGCAGATAA
- a CDS encoding CPP1-like family protein: protein MSPYQVLGVSEEASFEEIQSARARLLASLGADEQQQERVEQAYDAILMQRLRLRKEGKIAVPDRIRYAEQRAARPETEPSLPRPAAQNPPWISRWLDSPSAPDMLWPAVLLGGLVGWVVLAPDEYPSLQLALGLMACIYFLYRKERRFLRAFLLALAGLSLGLMLAYAIALPLTGGDAPGALLVGITFAVMWLVTSFLR, encoded by the coding sequence ATGAGTCCCTATCAAGTGTTGGGAGTCAGCGAAGAAGCCTCCTTTGAGGAGATCCAATCGGCGCGGGCACGGCTCCTGGCCAGCTTGGGTGCGGATGAACAGCAGCAGGAGCGGGTGGAACAAGCCTACGACGCCATCCTGATGCAGCGCCTGCGCCTGCGCAAGGAGGGCAAGATCGCCGTCCCCGACCGCATTCGCTACGCTGAACAGCGGGCTGCCCGTCCAGAGACAGAACCGAGTTTGCCCCGTCCCGCTGCCCAAAATCCCCCCTGGATCAGCCGCTGGCTGGATAGCCCCTCTGCCCCGGATATGCTCTGGCCCGCCGTGTTGCTGGGAGGACTGGTGGGTTGGGTTGTCTTGGCTCCCGATGAGTATCCCTCCCTGCAACTGGCGCTGGGGCTGATGGCCTGTATCTATTTCCTGTACCGCAAAGAGCGCCGCTTCCTTCGCGCTTTTCTCTTGGCGCTGGCAGGACTGAGCCTGGGACTGATGTTGGCCTACGCCATTGCCCTTCCCCTCACCGGCGGCGATGCCCCCGGCGCCCTGTTGGTGGGGATCACGTTTGCGGTGATGTGGCTGGTCACCAGCTTTCTGCGCTAG
- the rodA gene encoding rod shape-determining protein RodA — protein sequence MLGNVDPKVSSQPRWKKLLRQILAPWREFDGMLLATVLALTGIGILAIRSAVWERPISHYWLQQLIMAGISLVFLAMVARIPYERLLRWHWFTYGLTLAGLVAVLFFGTAGGGAERWISIAGVQVQPSEFAKLGVIITLATILHHWPIKYFSQIWVAVAVIAPPWVLIFLQPNLGTALVFVAILLAMLYWAGAKGSWILLLLSPGVGAILYGLHTRPELSWMLWVWLIWCLGMASLAAWRLPWRWTGAMTFGVLNLLSGHLGQAAWHILKPYQRRRLEIFIDPMQEPWGSGYHLIQSRIAIGAGGLWGRGIQQGTQTQLDFIPEQHTDFIFSAIGEEMGFVGTLTVLILFWILCARLIWIAQGAKDNFGSLIAIGVLAMILFQAVVNIGMTIGLAPITGLPLPFLSYGRSALLTNFLAIGLVESVVMHRQRTTLFR from the coding sequence TTGCTGGGCAACGTTGACCCAAAGGTGTCTTCTCAGCCTAGGTGGAAAAAGCTTCTGCGGCAGATCTTGGCTCCTTGGCGCGAGTTCGATGGCATGTTGCTGGCCACGGTGCTGGCCTTGACAGGCATCGGCATTCTTGCCATCCGCAGCGCAGTCTGGGAGCGTCCCATCAGCCACTACTGGCTGCAGCAGTTGATCATGGCCGGGATCAGCCTGGTGTTTTTGGCGATGGTGGCGCGGATCCCCTATGAGCGGCTGCTGCGCTGGCACTGGTTTACCTATGGCCTGACCTTGGCGGGCTTGGTTGCAGTGCTCTTTTTCGGCACGGCAGGAGGGGGGGCGGAGCGGTGGATCTCCATTGCCGGCGTCCAGGTGCAGCCTTCCGAGTTTGCCAAGTTGGGGGTCATTATTACCCTGGCGACCATTTTGCACCACTGGCCGATCAAATACTTCAGCCAAATTTGGGTGGCCGTTGCCGTCATCGCCCCTCCTTGGGTTTTGATCTTCCTACAGCCCAACTTGGGCACGGCCCTGGTGTTTGTGGCCATCTTGCTGGCCATGCTCTACTGGGCCGGGGCCAAGGGCAGTTGGATCCTTTTGCTGCTGTCGCCGGGGGTGGGGGCCATCCTCTACGGCCTGCACACCCGCCCCGAGCTGAGCTGGATGCTCTGGGTCTGGCTGATCTGGTGCTTGGGCATGGCGAGCCTGGCGGCTTGGCGGCTGCCTTGGCGGTGGACAGGAGCGATGACCTTTGGAGTGCTCAACCTGCTCTCCGGGCATCTGGGCCAGGCGGCCTGGCACATCCTCAAGCCCTACCAGCGGCGGCGGCTGGAGATCTTCATCGATCCCATGCAAGAGCCCTGGGGATCTGGCTACCACCTGATTCAGTCCCGCATCGCCATCGGGGCCGGCGGGCTCTGGGGCCGTGGCATCCAGCAGGGCACCCAAACCCAACTGGACTTCATCCCCGAGCAGCACACCGACTTCATTTTCTCGGCCATTGGGGAAGAGATGGGCTTTGTCGGCACCCTGACGGTGCTGATTCTGTTTTGGATTCTCTGTGCACGGCTCATCTGGATTGCCCAGGGGGCCAAGGACAATTTTGGCTCCCTAATTGCCATCGGGGTGCTGGCCATGATCCTCTTTCAGGCAGTTGTCAATATCGGCATGACCATCGGCCTGGCCCCCATCACCGGCCTGCCCCTGCCTTTTTTGAGCTATGGCCGCTCGGCTCTGCTGACCAACTTTCTGGCCATTGGCCTGGTGGAATCGGTGGTCATGCACCGCCAACGCACCACCTTATTCAGGTAA
- a CDS encoding cysteine desulfurase family protein: MSPLDPALYFDHSATTPPRPEVIEAMRLAMQESWGNPSSLHAWGERAAMAMERARQQVAELLNCEPETLLFTSGGTESNNLALFGVAQRYSTPQHLIISSVEHASVENAARRLQAQGWKVTRLPVNAAGQVDPQTLLRALQPTTVLVSIVHGQNEVGSLQPIAELGRLCRQAGVLFHTDAVQTVGRIPLDLAQLPVDLLSLSGHKLYGPQGVGALYVRPGVELQPLLRGGGQERRLRAGTQGIPAIVGLGVAAALAAQELQQETARLRQLQRQLAQLLASVPGLRLTGPSDLEQRLPHHLSYCTAAMPGNVLVREMSRQGIAISAGSACSSGQRIPSRILLAMGYSEAEALGSIRLSLGKATTQAAVEQVAQSLRALLLSAAGAGSLEEKATQPLPAAPAAELAAGLR; encoded by the coding sequence ATGTCGCCTCTCGATCCCGCGCTTTACTTTGACCACAGCGCCACCACTCCGCCTCGGCCGGAGGTGATCGAGGCCATGCGGCTGGCGATGCAGGAAAGTTGGGGCAACCCCTCCAGCTTGCACGCTTGGGGCGAACGGGCGGCCATGGCCATGGAACGGGCGCGGCAGCAGGTGGCCGAGCTGCTCAACTGTGAGCCGGAGACGCTGCTGTTTACCTCCGGCGGGACGGAGTCCAACAACCTGGCCCTGTTTGGGGTGGCGCAGCGCTACTCCACTCCCCAGCACCTGATCATCTCCAGCGTCGAGCACGCCTCGGTGGAGAATGCCGCCCGCCGCTTGCAGGCCCAAGGCTGGAAGGTAACCCGCCTGCCGGTGAACGCCGCCGGCCAGGTGGATCCCCAAACCCTGCTCCGGGCGCTGCAGCCCACCACCGTGCTGGTCTCCATCGTCCACGGCCAGAATGAGGTGGGATCCCTGCAGCCCATTGCCGAGCTGGGCCGCCTCTGTCGCCAGGCGGGAGTTCTCTTCCACACCGACGCGGTGCAGACGGTGGGGCGGATCCCCTTGGATCTGGCGCAACTGCCGGTGGACCTGCTCTCCCTGTCTGGGCATAAGCTTTACGGGCCGCAGGGGGTGGGGGCGCTCTACGTACGCCCGGGGGTGGAGCTGCAACCGCTGCTGCGGGGGGGCGGGCAAGAACGGCGGCTGCGAGCTGGCACCCAGGGGATCCCTGCCATTGTCGGTCTAGGGGTGGCAGCGGCCTTGGCAGCCCAAGAGCTGCAGCAGGAGACGGCCCGCCTGCGGCAGTTGCAACGGCAGCTGGCCCAGTTGCTGGCCTCTGTGCCAGGTTTGCGGCTAACTGGCCCCTCGGATCTGGAGCAACGCCTGCCCCACCACCTCAGCTACTGCACTGCCGCCATGCCGGGGAATGTGCTGGTGAGGGAGATGAGCCGCCAGGGGATCGCCATCAGCGCCGGCTCTGCCTGTAGCAGCGGCCAACGGATCCCCAGCCGCATCCTTTTGGCCATGGGCTATTCCGAGGCCGAGGCCCTGGGATCCATCCGCCTCAGCCTGGGCAAGGCCACCACCCAAGCCGCAGTTGAACAGGTGGCGCAGTCGCTGCGGGCTCTTCTCCTCTCGGCTGCGGGCGCTGGATCCCTTGAGGAGAAGGCAACCCAACCCCTGCCAGCGGCTCCTGCCGCTGAATTGGCGGCTGGGCTAAGGTGA
- a CDS encoding NINE protein codes for MGSQDRAPPSGTEEPQSDRSRSSDDVLLQLTVRGSRQQVLQGLRAWLELSLLTPEHFRLLVEQYRLEGEEPRSAAVSPSDEIPARLGSAYVLWILGLFGICGLHRFYLGRWRTGLLWLLTFGLLGIGQLLDLIWIPGMVRERNARLAGSGVEEPAVEGGEEPQAAPQSTRATRTESLPPPTPALAVLLRNLLSELSVAWLLLLGLFLVVVSSGVLAASHWEQFSPTAQYGVLLAYTAAFGVGAGWIQRQEGLRLTGQTLEAIALLLVPVNVWALDGLGILWGIRILALGLLLGIPLAAGRQVRSLGSGAGFRDSGVEPNAFYGTLVNFLALSGLHAFWSLGPQELRPAFVLGILYLGILSTVIYTWSRRSRELRGSKIWLIGAAGSLLILRGLLSGHVQVPQLGLAVALLGWLAAEWPQGSPDVVAEGAQEGMLSRWWEGSWVLLVVGWLLAAIGLAESPFSGWQLLGISLLGIHVLIGRLRRHTQSPQRDEVLRVHLTLLFLLGLETCWAFWQVWPASWRQEVVATVTNWFQPLDSPWGLLGLALLPYEVLWLGLAARWQRSGPEAGETGFSGLVEPTERLVLGLGGSLLLLSLPYPAIRFWHLLLSAGILAWWLQQKSRSGETSNFLWVLLTHAYGVGALLAGIRWLLPDLFAPAVRSTSLSAWGVVLLLVGLLQWAGRVALGGSGRFWGLPVGLWQRSADGIGLVLVGSSYLAFLLQRFLDSSATGEQSMGWLWLLVPLVLTAAQVLALPPLEFMPRWLQIPEQGEVGFLSWRQGIPERGSLRFPAVLSLLLAQLLTFGRPGVEFLGLGLGLLLMATQVWVWASFPSADHELHTANAVVPAEVLLTVTFGWGFGLVGIHRLFPALTESEWLTALGVLLLFATAVRSTSGCRYSLGTPFHYLSPRLRAAYRPVLDGFGFLLGIVLLLSLTLQTLQPEAGRIGGGKYLDSPVALTLASGTVLVAIVLRLWVEVAPAFYRDGGVHPAGLESESPSPSRAEDVSTGGSGQEASSAISWSVMEGLSYGLIWALELLVASSLLWVVRGSRPVAPLLAVINLSLGILFWIGPEKLLFERPDRAGGTESSGGQLLQRVKALSCWGTAPLIYAGLGWLGSHLELEWSELTGLGSLGLSIVLLGVGRRQSPEQHPCREQEGPPPTNRKGILGAFGISLAAYESWVYFLGQQTGEFWEDEAAVLTALLGLLLAVGYCLCPSWLVATLRLKAAWLQRIGAGNWGLASLALWSFALSPWGKGLWVLTGSGLVAYAAGQARTSTLESPTERNWVPTVWGYLSAWQGAGVLLGGVFLGLPQLSIARWAGSLLCGLGLVYHGLPWRRWGWPAAPWQNTALVLPLAAFLVTAGGNNTLNLLLGATYYALLAIWRSQVRLGYVSLFLSNWILWSYGWHQDWASLTFYALPLVGSLLYVAQVDPGLQEASGRQGRHWLRLVSLGTWLLVVMVETHGQRWTGFWPVGLGLALGLLGLALRVRAYLFVGTLAFGLGILRQGWLLVTTDALLLWATGILLGLLLIWTAANLERRREEVGSRLSAWLGQLQSWE; via the coding sequence ATGGGATCCCAGGATCGCGCTCCGCCCTCAGGAACAGAGGAGCCGCAATCTGACCGTTCGCGCTCCTCGGACGACGTCCTTTTGCAGCTCACCGTTCGGGGATCCCGGCAGCAAGTCTTGCAGGGTTTGCGGGCCTGGCTGGAGCTGAGCTTGCTGACTCCAGAGCACTTTCGCTTGCTGGTGGAGCAGTATCGGCTAGAGGGGGAGGAACCAAGGTCAGCGGCAGTTTCCCCCAGCGACGAGATCCCGGCTCGTCTTGGCTCGGCCTACGTGCTCTGGATTTTGGGTTTGTTTGGCATCTGTGGCCTGCACCGTTTTTATCTGGGCCGCTGGCGGACGGGTTTGCTCTGGCTGTTGACCTTTGGGCTGCTGGGGATCGGTCAGCTCCTGGATTTGATTTGGATCCCAGGGATGGTGCGAGAAAGAAATGCTCGCCTGGCCGGATCTGGGGTTGAGGAACCTGCGGTCGAGGGGGGAGAAGAGCCCCAAGCTGCCCCTCAATCCACTCGCGCTACTCGGACGGAGTCCTTGCCCCCCCCTACCCCGGCGCTGGCTGTTTTGCTGCGGAACTTGCTGTCAGAGCTGAGCGTGGCTTGGCTGTTGCTGCTGGGCCTGTTTTTGGTGGTGGTGTCCTCGGGGGTGCTGGCGGCCAGCCACTGGGAGCAATTTTCTCCAACTGCTCAGTATGGGGTGCTCTTGGCCTATACGGCGGCTTTTGGGGTAGGTGCTGGATGGATCCAACGGCAGGAAGGGCTGCGTCTAACCGGTCAAACCTTGGAGGCTATTGCCCTGCTGCTGGTGCCGGTGAACGTGTGGGCCCTGGATGGGCTGGGGATCCTTTGGGGGATCCGCATCCTGGCGCTGGGCTTGCTGCTGGGGATCCCGTTGGCGGCTGGGCGGCAGGTGCGCTCGCTGGGTTCAGGTGCCGGCTTTCGCGACAGCGGTGTGGAGCCCAATGCCTTTTACGGAACCTTGGTGAACTTTTTGGCCCTCTCTGGCTTGCACGCTTTCTGGAGCTTGGGGCCGCAGGAGCTTCGCCCTGCTTTTGTCCTGGGGATCCTGTATCTGGGGATCCTCAGCACCGTGATTTACACCTGGAGCCGCCGGTCTCGGGAATTACGGGGCTCCAAGATCTGGCTAATCGGGGCTGCCGGATCCCTGTTAATCCTACGGGGGCTGCTGTCTGGGCATGTCCAAGTGCCGCAGTTGGGGTTGGCGGTGGCCCTATTGGGTTGGCTAGCAGCGGAATGGCCCCAGGGATCCCCGGACGTCGTAGCAGAAGGCGCTCAGGAGGGGATGCTCTCCCGCTGGTGGGAGGGGAGCTGGGTGCTGTTGGTGGTGGGCTGGCTGCTGGCTGCCATTGGCTTGGCGGAGAGCCCTTTCAGCGGCTGGCAGTTGCTGGGGATTAGCCTGCTGGGGATCCATGTCTTAATCGGGCGCTTGCGCCGACACACCCAGTCGCCCCAGCGGGACGAAGTCCTTAGGGTGCATTTGACGTTGCTGTTCTTGCTGGGCCTGGAAACTTGCTGGGCTTTTTGGCAGGTGTGGCCAGCAAGCTGGCGGCAAGAGGTTGTAGCTACAGTAACCAACTGGTTTCAGCCCCTTGATTCCCCTTGGGGCTTGCTGGGGTTGGCGCTGCTGCCCTACGAGGTGCTGTGGCTGGGGTTGGCGGCCCGCTGGCAGAGGAGCGGTCCAGAAGCCGGTGAGACAGGCTTTTCTGGGCTGGTGGAACCAACAGAGCGCTTGGTTTTGGGGCTAGGGGGATCCCTGCTGCTCTTGAGCCTTCCCTATCCGGCCATTCGCTTTTGGCACTTGCTTTTGAGCGCCGGGATCCTGGCCTGGTGGCTACAACAAAAGTCCAGATCAGGAGAAACTTCCAACTTTCTTTGGGTACTCCTGACCCACGCCTACGGAGTGGGGGCACTGCTAGCCGGGATCCGCTGGCTTTTGCCCGACTTGTTCGCGCCAGCGGTGCGGAGCACTAGCTTGTCCGCTTGGGGAGTGGTTCTGCTGTTGGTGGGCCTATTGCAATGGGCAGGGCGGGTGGCTCTGGGTGGGTCAGGGCGCTTTTGGGGATTGCCCGTGGGGCTGTGGCAGCGAAGTGCAGATGGCATAGGGCTGGTGCTGGTGGGATCCAGCTACTTGGCGTTTTTGCTGCAACGGTTCCTTGATTCGTCTGCGACTGGTGAACAATCCATGGGCTGGCTGTGGCTGCTGGTGCCTCTTGTTTTAACGGCAGCTCAGGTATTGGCCCTGCCCCCCCTGGAGTTCATGCCCCGCTGGCTGCAGATCCCAGAGCAAGGGGAGGTGGGATTCCTTTCCTGGCGGCAGGGGATCCCGGAGCGCGGGTCTTTGCGTTTCCCGGCAGTTCTCTCCCTTTTGCTGGCCCAGTTACTCACCTTTGGAAGGCCGGGGGTTGAGTTTCTGGGTCTGGGCTTGGGGTTGCTGCTGATGGCCACTCAGGTGTGGGTGTGGGCCTCTTTCCCCTCCGCCGACCATGAGCTCCACACCGCCAACGCAGTTGTTCCAGCAGAGGTGCTGTTGACAGTGACGTTTGGCTGGGGGTTCGGTCTGGTGGGAATCCATCGGCTGTTCCCCGCTTTAACGGAGTCAGAATGGCTGACGGCCTTGGGGGTGCTGCTATTGTTCGCGACAGCGGTGCGGAGCACTAGCGGCTGTCGCTACAGCCTAGGGACTCCGTTCCACTACCTCTCTCCCCGCCTTCGGGCAGCTTACCGACCGGTGCTGGATGGCTTTGGCTTTCTGCTGGGGATCGTACTTTTACTTTCCCTAACGTTGCAGACATTGCAGCCAGAAGCAGGTCGCATCGGTGGTGGAAAGTACCTGGATTCCCCAGTGGCTCTGACCCTGGCCTCTGGGACTGTCCTGGTGGCCATTGTTTTGCGGCTTTGGGTGGAAGTGGCTCCCGCTTTTTATCGCGACGGCGGTGTCCATCCTGCTGGCTTGGAGAGCGAAAGCCCGTCTCCTTCCAGGGCGGAGGATGTCTCAACTGGCGGCAGCGGTCAGGAGGCTTCGTCGGCCATCTCATGGTCTGTAATGGAGGGGCTGTCCTATGGGCTGATCTGGGCTTTGGAGCTGTTGGTGGCCAGCAGCCTCTTGTGGGTGGTACGGGGATCCCGTCCTGTTGCCCCTCTGCTTGCCGTCATCAATCTAAGCCTGGGGATCCTCTTTTGGATTGGGCCGGAGAAACTCCTCTTTGAGCGGCCCGATCGCGCTGGTGGGACGGAGTCCTCAGGGGGACAACTCCTGCAGCGGGTCAAGGCTCTGAGTTGCTGGGGGACAGCGCCGCTGATCTATGCCGGCTTGGGCTGGCTGGGATCCCATCTCGAACTCGAATGGAGCGAGCTGACAGGTCTGGGCAGCTTAGGTCTCTCCATCGTGCTGCTAGGCGTGGGGCGCCGACAGTCACCGGAGCAGCACCCCTGTCGCGAACAGGAAGGCCCTCCTCCTACCAACCGGAAGGGGATCCTGGGAGCTTTCGGAATATCGCTGGCGGCCTACGAGAGCTGGGTCTACTTTCTCGGCCAGCAAACTGGGGAATTCTGGGAGGACGAAGCGGCGGTGCTGACAGCTTTGCTAGGGCTGCTCTTGGCAGTGGGCTACTGCCTCTGTCCATCTTGGCTGGTGGCGACCCTGCGGCTGAAAGCGGCCTGGCTGCAGCGGATAGGTGCCGGCAACTGGGGCTTGGCCAGCCTCGCCCTTTGGAGTTTCGCTCTCAGCCCTTGGGGGAAGGGGCTCTGGGTGCTGACGGGATCCGGCCTGGTGGCCTATGCCGCCGGACAGGCGAGAACCTCAACTCTAGAATCTCCAACAGAGCGAAATTGGGTGCCAACGGTCTGGGGTTACCTCAGCGCATGGCAGGGGGCTGGGGTTCTGCTGGGCGGTGTGTTCCTGGGGCTGCCGCAGCTATCCATAGCGCGGTGGGCCGGATCCCTGCTCTGTGGGCTGGGGCTGGTTTACCACGGCTTGCCCTGGCGACGGTGGGGCTGGCCGGCGGCTCCTTGGCAGAATACAGCCTTGGTGCTGCCCCTGGCCGCTTTTCTGGTAACCGCGGGAGGAAATAACACCCTTAATCTGCTGCTGGGGGCAACCTACTATGCCCTGCTGGCTATCTGGAGATCCCAAGTGCGCCTGGGCTATGTCAGCCTGTTCTTGAGCAACTGGATCCTGTGGAGTTACGGCTGGCATCAGGATTGGGCTTCCCTGACGTTCTATGCCCTGCCCCTGGTGGGATCCCTGCTCTATGTGGCTCAGGTGGATCCGGGATTACAGGAAGCCAGCGGGCGACAGGGGCGACATTGGCTGCGGCTGGTTTCCTTGGGCACATGGCTGCTGGTGGTGATGGTGGAAACCCACGGGCAACGGTGGACGGGCTTTTGGCCGGTAGGGTTGGGTTTGGCCTTGGGTCTGCTGGGCTTGGCCTTGCGGGTAAGAGCCTATCTCTTCGTGGGCACGCTGGCCTTTGGGCTGGGGATCCTGCGGCAGGGATGGCTGTTGGTAACAACTGATGCGCTGCTGCTCTGGGCCACTGGGATCCTGCTGGGCCTGCTTCTGATTTGGACGGCAGCCAATCTTGAAAGGCGTCGAGAAGAGGTGGGATCCCGCCTCTCCGCTTGGCTAGGGCAACTGCAGAGCTGGGAATAG